The Candidatus Neomarinimicrobiota bacterium nucleotide sequence TGGCTTCGCTTTCGTATATTATCCTTAGCTATATCTTGCTCGTTGTCGCGTTCATCGACCTGGATCATCTTGTTGTTCCTAACGGGATTATTGTTTTCGGTATCGTCGCCGGAATGATTCTTCTTTCCGTAAACGGGTTGTCGATTGGGTGGAACGCCGCGCTGCTTGGGGCGGTTACCGTATCGGGATTTCTATACCTGACCGGCGTTTTGGGTAAGCTGCTTTTCAGAAAACAGAGTATGGGTCTCGGTGATGTGAAATTGGGTGCCCTCATTGGCCTTTTCGTCGGCTGGAAATGGGCCATAGTGTTGCTCTTTCTCACATTCTATATCGCCGCCCTCGTGGGACTGGCAGGCCTGGTGACCAATCGAATGCGGTTTGGCCAGAGAATCCCCTTCGGTCCGTTTCTGTCATTGGGGACCATATCAACTCTGTTCTTCGGAGACTTTATCTGGGATTTCATTATTCTGAAAATCATATTGAGGTAAGGTATGGCAATCAGGTCAAAAAAGCCGCTGGGGCAGATGCTTGTGGAAGGTAACAAGATCTCCAAGGAAGAGCTGGCGAAGGCACTGGAATACCAGAAGGAAGCCGGGACATATTTGGGGAAAGCTCTCATCAACCTGGAAATCATTTCAGAGGAAGAATTCGACGAATTTCTGGGCGAGCAACTGGGAATCCCTCTCATTAATCTGGGAAGTTACGAAGTGTCCAGGGATGCTCTTGAGTTATTGCCGGACAAGGTGGTGAGAAAACACAAGGTGCTACCGTTATTCGAGATAGAGGGAGTGCTTAGTGTGGCCGTATCGGACCCGCTTGACGACAACGCTCTTGATGCCGTCGCCCGGGAAACGGGATTAAACGTGGAACCGGTTCTCGCCCTCTCGACGGATATCGACAGTGCCATCGATGTATACTATGGCATTTCCAAAATAATTGGAGACATAGACACGGACGATTTCGTTCAAGCGAGTGACCAGGTAGCCTTGGAAGAGCTGGCTGACGAAACGAAGATAGTGGCCCTCGTCGACGGTTTGATCAAACAGGCCGTCAAATACTTGGCGAGCGACATTCATATAGAAGCTCGCGAAAACGATATTCGCGTACGATTGAGGATAGATGGAAAGCTGCAAGATTTCCACACTCCTCCCAAGAGCCTCCATCTTCCCCTTCTCTCCCGCCTGAAAATCATGTCGGGGCTTGATATTGCTGAGACACGACGCCCTCAGGATGGCCGGATCCATCTCTCATCAGACGGGAGGAGACTCGATCTGAGATTCTCCACTTTTCCAACCTACTATGGAGAGAAAGCTGTCCTTCGAGTGCTCGACGTTGAAAAAGCCAAGTTGAAATTGGATGAGCTGGGCTTCGAGCCGAATGTTATGAAGACGTATGGGGATCTCATTTCGAGTGGCGAAGGCGTCATTCTTTTTTCCGGTCCCACTGGAAGTGGTAAAACGACGACCCTCTACGCCACTTTGAACACGATTAATTCTCCCACAAAAAACATCGTGACTATCGAGGATCCCATTGAGTACGAGCTTGTCAACATAAACCAGGCACAGGTCAATCGGAAAGCCGGCTTAACCTTTGCAGCCGCACTGAGGTCCATTTTGAGGCAGGATCCCGACATAATCATGGTGGGCGAAATAAGGGACGAGGAGACAGTTGAACTCGCAATACGCGCGGCCCTGACGGGTCACCTGGTGTTCAGCACAATTCACACGAATGACGCCGCGGGTGGATTCGCTCGCCTACGGAACTGGGAAATGGAACCTTTTCTTATCACGTCAACTATCAAGGCGATCATCGCTCAACGTCTCATCAGGAAACTGTGCCTCAAGTGCCGAAAGCCTTATGCCCCGCCCCCAGAGGAATTGAGAAAGTTAGGCCTGGAGGAAAATGGTGAGTATACCTTTTACAAAGCGACAGGTTGCCTCTCCTGCAGGAACGCAGGTTATACTGGCCGGATCGGTCTGTTTGAATTGCTCGTGATGACTCCAACAATCGGACAAATGGTGACGTCGAACGAATCTGCGCAGGAAATACGAAAGGCCGCTGAAAACGAAGGTATGGTAACGCTCTTTCGCGACGGTACGAACAAGGTAGTCCATGGAATTACATCCTTCGACGAGTTTGTCACCACCGTCTCGGCCACTGTGACCCAACTGGACAAGTGAAGAAGCATGTCCGCAGACACGCAGGCCGTCTTCGCCTGCGAGACAAAGTCGCTTCCTGCGTTCATCATCGGCTCTCCAAAGTGCGGTGATGAGTGCTAGGTGGCAGCAGCAAATCGAATGGTAAAGCTAAAAGCCCACCCACGAAGGGTTATTTGCATAGGAAAAAGCAGAAAGTTGGAAAAGACTTGTCGGGAAGCTCTTGATCCTTCAGATTGGGAAGTCCATTGGGCTCAAAACGGGCTCATCGGTCTGGAGGAAATGTCCGTCAATGAATATGAAGTGGCAATTGTGGACGATTCACTGCCCCTGCTTACTTCAAGCGAACTGATAAGGCGGATCTCCGACCTGCGACCGGTTCTGCCCGTCCTGGCCGTTGTGGACTCCGATGAGAGAAGAGGTCAGATAATGTCGGATTTCGGATCCGGATTATTCTCCTATCTGGAAAAACCCTTTTCCCTCGAGCGCTTGCGGAAGAGCGTAGAGGAAGCCTACGACTACCGTGAATTCGTCATGTCCCAGAAGAAAGAGATGAGGGCTTTTTTCAACATGACGGGATGTGAGAATATCGTGGGCCGGTCCTCTGCAATGCTGAGGATTTACGAGGTCCTCTTCAGGATTGCGAATACGGATGTAACCGTCGCAATCTACGGTGAGAGCGGTACGGGTAAGGAGCTGGCGGCAAGATTCCTGCATTTCTCAGGGACCCGGGGTGAGAAGCCTTTTGTTGCCGTCAACTGCGCTGCCATTCCGCATGAGCTTTTGGAAAGCGAGCTGTTCGGTCATGAGAAAGGGGCGTTCACAGGGGCGGGGGAACGGAAGAGTGGAAAATTCGAAGTGGCTAACAAGGGAACTCTCTTTCTTGATGAAATTGGAGACATGAGTCTGCCGCTTCAGGCAAAGATACTCAAGGTGATGGAGAGAGGAGAATTCGAACGAGTAGGCGGGACAAAGACAATCGAAGTGGACGTTCGTTTGATCTCTGCGACGAACCAAAATCTTGAAAAAATGATCAAAAATGGGGAATTTCGTGCCGACCTCTACCACAGGATTAATGTATTTCCTATTTTCCTGCCGCCATTGAGTCGCAGACGAGATGACATTCCTCTTCTCTCCTATGATATACTGTCGAAAACGTCCCAACGCCACAGGAAAGAGTCGGTTTATCTCAAAGCTGATGCACTGGAATTCTTGACGAACCGAACCTGGGAAGGAAACGTTCGTGAGTTGGAGCATACGATTGAGAGGGCGGTCCTTATGACAGACAAATCATTTCTGGGGGCCGAAGATTTCCAATTCCCGGAAGTCGAAACCCGGGAGACTTACCAGGAGCCGTCTGCTAGTTCTGAGCACCTTTATCGTGGGCTAAGCCCGGACCGTAAGCCCTTGACATTGAAGGCTGTGGAGAAGGCGGCTATCGAAGGTGCCGTTGAACGCAACAACGGAAATCTGTCAAAAACAGCTTCTGAACTCGGGATCAGTAGAACGACACTTTACAGAAAACTCAAAGAGCACGGTTTGAGTAGGTAATCAGGCTAAGGCTGAGGCCAAGGCGAAGGAAAAACAATAGGCGAAGGCTGAGGCGAAGGAGAAAAGGCCGAGGCTAAGGCTAAGGAGAAGGAAAAGAAAGGATAGGACAAAGACTCTTTTGGTTGAATTTGTGAGTCTGCTAGAAATATCACTGAGGAACTGTCCACAGGATCCATTGGAAATGCTCTTATTCATTCACTGGAATCCTAGCCTCTGCCTTAGCCTCAGCCTATGCCTAAGCCTTTCTAATTGGAGATAATAAGATGGCGACATTTGAATGGATCGCGCGGGGCCCGGAGGGAAAGACCGTTAAGGGTACTCATGACGCAGAAACGGAAGATCAGGTTCTAAGATACCTTTCCACTCAGGAGTTCACACCCATCTCAGTTCGAAAAACAAGGGGATCCATACTGAATAAGAAATTTGACTTTGCGTTGAGTAGGGTCAGGCCCGAAGAAATATACGATTTTACTCGCCAGCTCGCGGTCATGTTGAAGGCCGGTGTACCCATTCACGAGAGCCTCCTTGCCCTTCAGGAACAGACTGAAAGTCAAAAATTGAAACAGGTCATCTCGGACGCGGCTGACAACATCTCAGAAGGAAAAAGTTTTTCAGAATCGCTTGCTGGATACCCCGATGTTTTCAGTCCCATGGTCGTCAATATGGTGAGAGCGGGAGAGAGTGCGGGTGTTGTGGATGACGTCTTGACCAGATTAGCGAGCTTCATCAATCACGACATAAAGGTCAGGAGAGATGTCAAAAAGGCCATCAGATATCCGATCATCGTTCTGACAGGCGTATTCCTGGCCGCTGTGGGTGCCATAACATTCGTACTTCCCCAATTCTCCGGGTTGTATGGCAGATCAAATGTTCGACTTCCATTGCCCACGCGTTTTCTATTGGGGATAAGCGATTTCATTCAGAATTACTGGCTTATAGTTTTTCTGGGGACTGGCCTTATAGTCCTCGCTCTTTCCTGGTATGTCAGAACTGACCGCGGACGACTTTCCCTCCACAGGTTCTACATCAGCATGCCGATCTTCGGAAAAATTTATCACAAGGCGGCTCTGGGGCGGTTTTCCCACGTGCTCGAAACACTGGATAGAAGTGGTGTTCCAATCCTTGAGTCACTGAAAATCTCCGCAAGCACCCTTGGGAACGACGTGATTAGCCGGGAAGTTGATAAGGCTATCGAAAAGGTTGCCCAGGGCCGGTCCATTGCCGTTTCCCTGGGAGAAGGTTCTCACTTCCCGAGACATATGCTAAAGATGATGGAAGTGGGGGAGGCGGCAGGTTCCTTGGACATCATGCTCCATGAGGTGGCCTCATTGTACGATACCGAAGTGGATGAGCTCCTGGGGAAGTTGACCACCATGATCGAACCGATCCTTACCGTAATCATGGGAGCCGTCATCCTAACTCTGGCCCTGGCGATGTTCCTGCCCATGTGGGGTATGTATGAGGCGTTTTAATTGCAAGGCGAAAGCTGAGGCGAAGATAGGACAAAGGAGGCAAAGGCTGAGGCTAAGGCACAGGCGAAGGAAAAGAAATGAAAAAAAGAAAATTCTGCTTGAATCTGGAAGGAATATCACCGTTTTGAACCTTAGCCTTAGCCTAAGCCTTAGCCTATGGCCATGCCTTAGCCCAGGCATAGCGCTAGCGAAAGCCTAATACAGGAGGAAAGAAATGGCTGAATTCAAAGAATGGTTTTTCAAGAGACAGTTGCCGGCATGGGGATATCTCCTGGCCTTGATCGTCCTGGGCGGGATCTTTTTGTGGCTTATCTGGTCGGTCACGGATGTCCTGAAATAGTACAGGGCCATTGTTTTTGTATCATAATGCTACACTCCGCGCTGGATGTGCGAGAAACGCTCGAATGATTTAATTGTATAATTTTTCAACATCTTATGCTCTCCAGTCAATTTGTTGGCATACTATTTGCTGATTGTGAGAGTGTAATGACACTGACAACAAACTAGGGAGAAATGAAAATGCTTAAAAGGATAGCCAAGAACTTCAAGCGGACAGGCGGATTTACGTTGGCGGAACTGGTTGTGACGACTGCCGTGATGGGAACTTTGGCCGCGGTCGCGGTGCCCAGGTTCTCCGATGTGAACGAGATCGCGAAAGAAAGGAAGACGATGGCGAACATCGACAACGTCATGTCAGCGGCTCAGAACTACTACAGCGATATGACGGTAAGAGTTGGTCGGGGAAGGTTTCCAGGTCAAAATAGATTCGATGACCCTGTCGCGGAAACCTCTGTGTTTTATAGCGATGACGACACTTTCAATCATCTGTTCGGTGACAATGTGGTTGATAGTCCTTACGAAGAGGCTCAGTACAGGTTTATGGTTTCGCCGGGAAGTGGAAGTGGCCAAAAGGCTGTTTCTCCCACTATAACCGTCTGGGATGATGAAGATAAGGAAGAGCCGAAAACGCTAATTAAATCCTACACACCGTAAATGTCACTAAGCCTACATCCTTTTAGAGAGAAGGAAGGAGTAAACAATCCTATGAAACTGAAAGACCAGGCGGGTTTCACTCTGATCGAACTCATCATGGTGGTGATTATCCTGGGCATTCTTTCGGCCGTTGCGATTCCGAGATATATGAACATGGTCGCGACAGCGGAGGAAGCCGCTGAGGATGCTGTCATCTCTCAGATCAAGGCCGGTCTCGAAACCTACGCTACTGAGAAACTCATTACTGAAGGACGGCGTGTCTGGCCCACGAATCCTTTCGATGCCCTTGAGACAAAGCCTGATAAATATGAAACAGGTGCTGGCACAGACGCTGACGAGGACGGAGAGTGGACATTCAACACGACCACAGGTAATGTCACGCATCAGCGAAACGACAATACGAGATGGCATTGGGACTTCGATCCCGGGGTTCAAACCGGTGACCAAGCAGGAATCGGGACTCTGGGCAATCGTACGGCGGACGTGGGCACCTAGCCAAAGTGATAGTGTGCTGTAATTTGCTGCGTTTGAGTAACAGGTTGCATGCCTCAGGATCGATCGACTTCCGTCCTGAGGCTTTGTTGTCTCCGTGCCCGAATAACAAGGACAGCGTGACGCGGAGAACATTCGGAACGGAGCCGGGCGCAGTCGGACAACACCAGCAAAGATGAACAGGAAGAAACAATCGACGAGGAATTCCTCCGGTTTTACGTTGGCGGAGCTTGTGATTACCGTCACCATATTGGGTATTCTTGCAGCTGTGGCGCTTCCCAAGTTTAGTGATCTAACTGAGAGGACACAGACGGAACGTAACATCGGGAATATCCATGTCATACGGGAAGCCTTCATGCAGTACTATTTCAAGCAGCATATGAAGGGGAATCCTCACTTCCCTGACCCCCCGGGAGGCGTGGACAATCTCATGACCGAGGAATGGGCTAGTCTCCCCATACCATCTAATCTGACTGAGGTTGTGACACCGGCATCACTTTTTTCTGATGGGAAGGTTCCTCTCAATTCGAATCAGAGCCCCTTTTCCTACTACGTCACGGTCTCGACAAATACCAACGGCGTGCCCTTACACACCATGACTCTGGGTGACCCCGATCCTGACAGCCCCACATACGACGTGGAATTCTCGTTTTCGCTGTAGCATAACTCCCCTAAAGCGTACCAGAGTTGTGCACTCACCCAAAGCTCCAGAGGAGGTCCGTAACGAGGTCGCTCCCAGTCGA carries:
- a CDS encoding A24 family peptidase → ASLSYIILSYILLVVAFIDLDHLVVPNGIIVFGIVAGMILLSVNGLSIGWNAALLGAVTVSGFLYLTGVLGKLLFRKQSMGLGDVKLGALIGLFVGWKWAIVLLFLTFYIAALVGLAGLVTNRMRFGQRIPFGPFLSLGTISTLFFGDFIWDFIILKIILR
- a CDS encoding ATPase, T2SS/T4P/T4SS family; this encodes MAIRSKKPLGQMLVEGNKISKEELAKALEYQKEAGTYLGKALINLEIISEEEFDEFLGEQLGIPLINLGSYEVSRDALELLPDKVVRKHKVLPLFEIEGVLSVAVSDPLDDNALDAVARETGLNVEPVLALSTDIDSAIDVYYGISKIIGDIDTDDFVQASDQVALEELADETKIVALVDGLIKQAVKYLASDIHIEARENDIRVRLRIDGKLQDFHTPPKSLHLPLLSRLKIMSGLDIAETRRPQDGRIHLSSDGRRLDLRFSTFPTYYGEKAVLRVLDVEKAKLKLDELGFEPNVMKTYGDLISSGEGVILFSGPTGSGKTTTLYATLNTINSPTKNIVTIEDPIEYELVNINQAQVNRKAGLTFAAALRSILRQDPDIIMVGEIRDEETVELAIRAALTGHLVFSTIHTNDAAGGFARLRNWEMEPFLITSTIKAIIAQRLIRKLCLKCRKPYAPPPEELRKLGLEENGEYTFYKATGCLSCRNAGYTGRIGLFELLVMTPTIGQMVTSNESAQEIRKAAENEGMVTLFRDGTNKVVHGITSFDEFVTTVSATVTQLDK
- a CDS encoding sigma-54 dependent transcriptional regulator gives rise to the protein MEKTCREALDPSDWEVHWAQNGLIGLEEMSVNEYEVAIVDDSLPLLTSSELIRRISDLRPVLPVLAVVDSDERRGQIMSDFGSGLFSYLEKPFSLERLRKSVEEAYDYREFVMSQKKEMRAFFNMTGCENIVGRSSAMLRIYEVLFRIANTDVTVAIYGESGTGKELAARFLHFSGTRGEKPFVAVNCAAIPHELLESELFGHEKGAFTGAGERKSGKFEVANKGTLFLDEIGDMSLPLQAKILKVMERGEFERVGGTKTIEVDVRLISATNQNLEKMIKNGEFRADLYHRINVFPIFLPPLSRRRDDIPLLSYDILSKTSQRHRKESVYLKADALEFLTNRTWEGNVRELEHTIERAVLMTDKSFLGAEDFQFPEVETRETYQEPSASSEHLYRGLSPDRKPLTLKAVEKAAIEGAVERNNGNLSKTASELGISRTTLYRKLKEHGLSR
- a CDS encoding type II secretion system F family protein — its product is MATFEWIARGPEGKTVKGTHDAETEDQVLRYLSTQEFTPISVRKTRGSILNKKFDFALSRVRPEEIYDFTRQLAVMLKAGVPIHESLLALQEQTESQKLKQVISDAADNISEGKSFSESLAGYPDVFSPMVVNMVRAGESAGVVDDVLTRLASFINHDIKVRRDVKKAIRYPIIVLTGVFLAAVGAITFVLPQFSGLYGRSNVRLPLPTRFLLGISDFIQNYWLIVFLGTGLIVLALSWYVRTDRGRLSLHRFYISMPIFGKIYHKAALGRFSHVLETLDRSGVPILESLKISASTLGNDVISREVDKAIEKVAQGRSIAVSLGEGSHFPRHMLKMMEVGEAAGSLDIMLHEVASLYDTEVDELLGKLTTMIEPILTVIMGAVILTLALAMFLPMWGMYEAF
- a CDS encoding type II secretion system protein, whose product is MKMLKRIAKNFKRTGGFTLAELVVTTAVMGTLAAVAVPRFSDVNEIAKERKTMANIDNVMSAAQNYYSDMTVRVGRGRFPGQNRFDDPVAETSVFYSDDDTFNHLFGDNVVDSPYEEAQYRFMVSPGSGSGQKAVSPTITVWDDEDKEEPKTLIKSYTP
- a CDS encoding type II secretion system protein, which codes for MKLKDQAGFTLIELIMVVIILGILSAVAIPRYMNMVATAEEAAEDAVISQIKAGLETYATEKLITEGRRVWPTNPFDALETKPDKYETGAGTDADEDGEWTFNTTTGNVTHQRNDNTRWHWDFDPGVQTGDQAGIGTLGNRTADVGT
- a CDS encoding type II secretion system protein, whose product is MNRKKQSTRNSSGFTLAELVITVTILGILAAVALPKFSDLTERTQTERNIGNIHVIREAFMQYYFKQHMKGNPHFPDPPGGVDNLMTEEWASLPIPSNLTEVVTPASLFSDGKVPLNSNQSPFSYYVTVSTNTNGVPLHTMTLGDPDPDSPTYDVEFSFSL